In Anas acuta chromosome 5, bAnaAcu1.1, whole genome shotgun sequence, a single window of DNA contains:
- the AKIP1 gene encoding A-kinase-interacting protein 1 isoform X1: MDGARTAGMARAVLERARRRRREEEEQQREQRAREPPARLGAAFASLGALLQRAAAECEEYYRCVPAWSCNEHEVKHICRYHSRQAGEEELKPSKEEKNASTAESSQATTRPQRTRKASRDIYIEVSPGTYSITATSEDMVKQTHVVDVSAGQSIDLTFVL; encoded by the exons ATGGACGGGGCGCGGACGGCGGGAATGGCGCGCGCCGTGCTGGAgcgggcgcggcggcggcggcgggaagaggaggagcagcagcgggAGCAGCGGGCGCGGGAGCCCCCGGCGCGGCTCGGCGCGGCCTTCGCGTCCCTGGGCGCGCTCCTGCAGCGCGCGGCGGCCGAGTGCGAg GAGTACTACAGGTGTGTGCCAGCCTGGAGCTGCAACGAGCACGAAGTTAAACACATCTGCAGATACCACAGCAGACAAGCAGGGGAAGAAGAGCTCAAGCCCTCTAAAGAAGAG aaaaatgCGTCCACAGCAGAATCCAGCCAAGCCACAACTCGCCCTCAGCGT ACCAGGAAAGCTTCCAGAGACATCTACATTGAAGTTTCTCCTGGCACCTATTCTATCACAGCAACCTCCGAGGACATGGTGAAACAAACCCACGTGGTGGACGTCAGTGCAGGACAAAGTATTGATTTAACTTTTGTTCTATGA
- the AKIP1 gene encoding A-kinase-interacting protein 1 isoform X2, with the protein MDGARTAGMARAVLERARRRRREEEEQQREQRAREPPARLGAAFASLGALLQRAAAECEEYYRCVPAWSCNEHEVKHICRYHSRQAGEEELKPSKEETRKASRDIYIEVSPGTYSITATSEDMVKQTHVVDVSAGQSIDLTFVL; encoded by the exons ATGGACGGGGCGCGGACGGCGGGAATGGCGCGCGCCGTGCTGGAgcgggcgcggcggcggcggcgggaagaggaggagcagcagcgggAGCAGCGGGCGCGGGAGCCCCCGGCGCGGCTCGGCGCGGCCTTCGCGTCCCTGGGCGCGCTCCTGCAGCGCGCGGCGGCCGAGTGCGAg GAGTACTACAGGTGTGTGCCAGCCTGGAGCTGCAACGAGCACGAAGTTAAACACATCTGCAGATACCACAGCAGACAAGCAGGGGAAGAAGAGCTCAAGCCCTCTAAAGAAGAG ACCAGGAAAGCTTCCAGAGACATCTACATTGAAGTTTCTCCTGGCACCTATTCTATCACAGCAACCTCCGAGGACATGGTGAAACAAACCCACGTGGTGGACGTCAGTGCAGGACAAAGTATTGATTTAACTTTTGTTCTATGA